Proteins co-encoded in one Streptomyces sp. NBC_01283 genomic window:
- a CDS encoding carbohydrate ABC transporter permease, which produces MTTTTATTAGRRPFPWRRAALHAGCLAALLVMLYPLAWLVATSLKPADEVIASLNLLPGKLEWSNYSTALDGVDDVSVGRLLTNSLLIAGGAVLGNVLSCSLAAYAFARLRFRFRGPLFAFMIATIMLPHHAVLIPQYIIFNQLGMVNTYWPLILPKFLATEAFFVFLIVQFMRGLPRELEEAARIDGCGPFRSFFLVVLPLTRPALITTAIFTFIWTWNDFFTQLIYLFSPEKFTLTLALRSFVDASSQSAFGPMFAMSVIALLPIVLFFLAFQRFLVEGMANSGVKG; this is translated from the coding sequence ATGACCACCACCACTGCCACGACCGCGGGCCGGCGGCCCTTTCCCTGGCGCCGCGCCGCCCTGCACGCCGGATGTCTGGCCGCGCTCCTGGTGATGCTCTACCCGCTGGCCTGGCTCGTCGCCACGTCGCTCAAGCCCGCCGACGAGGTGATCGCGAGCCTGAACCTGCTGCCGGGCAAGCTGGAGTGGTCCAACTACTCGACCGCCCTCGACGGCGTGGACGACGTGTCCGTGGGGCGGCTGCTCACCAACTCCCTGCTGATCGCGGGCGGCGCGGTCCTCGGCAACGTACTGAGCTGCTCCCTTGCCGCCTACGCGTTCGCACGGCTGCGGTTCCGCTTCCGCGGGCCGCTCTTCGCCTTCATGATCGCGACGATCATGCTGCCGCACCACGCCGTCCTGATCCCGCAATACATCATCTTCAACCAGCTCGGCATGGTGAACACCTACTGGCCGCTGATCCTGCCGAAGTTCCTCGCCACCGAGGCGTTCTTCGTCTTCCTCATCGTTCAGTTCATGCGCGGACTGCCCCGCGAACTGGAGGAAGCCGCCAGGATCGACGGCTGCGGCCCGTTCCGGAGCTTCTTCCTGGTCGTCCTGCCGCTCACCAGGCCCGCGCTGATCACCACCGCGATCTTCACCTTCATCTGGACCTGGAACGATTTCTTCACCCAGCTGATCTATCTCTTCTCACCGGAGAAGTTCACCCTGACGCTGGCGCTGCGGTCGTTCGTGGATGCCTCCAGCCAGTCGGCGTTCGGCCCGATGTTCGCCATGTCGGTGATCGCCCTCCTGCCGATCGTGCTGTTCTTCCTCGCCTTCCAGCGGTTCCTGGTCGAGGGCATGGCCAACTCGGGGGTCAAGGGATGA
- a CDS encoding ABC transporter substrate-binding protein — MPGNRTTWSCATVAVLTLSVLLSGCGGSDEASGGGKTVLRYTWWGNPDRAARTKEAVALFEKEHPGITVQTSFAGYESYKQKLATQAAGGDAPDVMQLDYRQIDQYASGGILLDLGKQKKALRTAEIDPGLLATGVVDGTQYAIPQGRGTETVVYDAEQWKAAGVKLPRKGWTWDEWADTMRELAEESGKPGSVDPGQSEDCFEVWLRGQGKALYTKDRTLGFTADDLTRWWTFTDKLRREGAVSSAQQTTQLDGTVENQPLARGKAISDFNWDAPSSGYTPILGEGLTLAPMPSGADGTPGQYFKPSMFMGAADGTEHPKESAEFIDFMINDKKAAKILGASRGIPVNEPIREDIGPGLKDFDKTVADYQDSVDGKLEAPPQAPPSGDNALQSTFGRDYDQVSFERMTPREAAEDFITEAKAELRS; from the coding sequence ATGCCCGGAAACAGGACAACGTGGTCCTGCGCGACGGTCGCGGTGCTCACGCTCAGCGTGCTGCTCAGCGGCTGCGGCGGCTCGGACGAAGCGAGCGGCGGCGGCAAGACCGTTCTGCGCTACACCTGGTGGGGCAACCCCGACCGGGCGGCCCGTACGAAAGAAGCCGTCGCGCTGTTCGAGAAGGAGCACCCGGGGATCACGGTGCAGACCTCGTTCGCCGGCTACGAGTCGTACAAGCAGAAGCTCGCCACCCAGGCGGCGGGCGGCGACGCCCCGGACGTGATGCAGCTCGACTACCGGCAGATCGACCAGTACGCGTCCGGCGGCATCCTCCTCGACCTCGGCAAGCAGAAGAAGGCCCTGCGCACCGCCGAGATCGACCCCGGCCTGCTCGCCACCGGCGTCGTGGACGGCACCCAGTACGCGATCCCCCAGGGCCGCGGCACCGAGACGGTCGTGTACGACGCCGAGCAGTGGAAGGCGGCCGGGGTGAAGCTCCCGCGCAAGGGCTGGACCTGGGACGAATGGGCCGACACCATGCGGGAGTTGGCGGAGGAGAGCGGGAAGCCGGGCTCCGTCGACCCCGGCCAGAGCGAGGACTGCTTCGAGGTGTGGCTGCGCGGCCAGGGCAAGGCCCTCTACACGAAGGACCGCACGCTCGGCTTCACGGCCGACGACCTGACCCGCTGGTGGACGTTCACCGACAAGCTCCGGCGCGAGGGCGCGGTGTCGTCCGCCCAGCAGACCACGCAGCTCGACGGGACGGTGGAGAACCAGCCGCTGGCCCGCGGCAAGGCGATCTCCGACTTCAACTGGGACGCACCGTCCAGCGGCTACACGCCCATCCTGGGCGAAGGCCTGACGCTGGCCCCGATGCCCTCGGGCGCGGACGGCACACCCGGCCAGTACTTCAAGCCCTCGATGTTCATGGGCGCGGCCGACGGCACCGAACACCCAAAGGAATCCGCCGAGTTCATTGACTTCATGATCAATGACAAGAAGGCGGCGAAGATCCTCGGCGCCTCCCGCGGTATCCCCGTCAATGAGCCGATCCGCGAGGACATCGGCCCCGGCCTGAAGGACTTCGACAAGACAGTCGCCGACTACCAGGACTCCGTCGACGGGAAACTCGAAGCGCCACCACAGGCCCCGCCGTCGGGCGACAACGCCCTGCAGAGCACCTTCGGCCGTGACTACGACCAGGTGTCGTTCGAGCGGATGACACCCCGCGAGGCCGCGGAGGACTTCATCACCGAGGCGAAGGCGGAGCTGAGGTCATGA
- a CDS encoding carbohydrate ABC transporter permease: MTTTDIPAKTARAKSPAPPGKSRGRCQREGAAWVFLSPWVLGAVVLTLLPMAVSLYLSFTDYDLFNAPRWVGPRNYVQMFTEDPRYWRSVGSTLMYVVIAVPLQLALALALAVALALKSMRRGKAFYRSAFYAPSLLGASMSIALVWRAVFNDGGTVDNLLSDIGVHAGGWVNKPGWALLAVALLTVWQFGAPMVIFLAGLQQIPTELYEAAAVDGASRRRQFLSITLPMLSPVLFFNLVLQTIQAFQVFTPAFAVSGGKGGPADSALFYTLYLYDRGFVASHMGYASAMAWVLLIAIGAVTAVLFRTSRSWVFYANEGER; this comes from the coding sequence ATGACCACCACCGACATACCCGCGAAGACCGCCCGCGCGAAGAGCCCCGCACCTCCGGGCAAGTCCCGCGGCAGGTGTCAACGCGAGGGCGCCGCCTGGGTGTTCCTCTCGCCCTGGGTGCTGGGCGCCGTCGTCCTGACGCTGCTTCCGATGGCCGTCTCGCTGTATCTGTCCTTCACCGACTACGACCTGTTCAACGCCCCGCGCTGGGTAGGGCCGCGCAACTACGTCCAGATGTTCACCGAGGACCCGCGCTACTGGCGCTCGGTCGGATCGACCCTGATGTACGTCGTGATCGCCGTGCCGCTGCAACTGGCGCTCGCCCTCGCCCTCGCCGTCGCCCTCGCCCTGAAGTCCATGAGGCGCGGCAAGGCCTTCTACCGTTCCGCCTTCTACGCCCCTTCGCTGCTCGGCGCCTCGATGTCGATCGCCCTGGTGTGGCGGGCGGTCTTCAACGACGGCGGCACCGTCGACAACCTCCTGTCGGACATCGGCGTCCACGCCGGCGGCTGGGTCAACAAGCCGGGCTGGGCGCTCCTCGCCGTGGCCCTGCTGACCGTCTGGCAGTTCGGCGCCCCCATGGTGATCTTCCTTGCGGGTCTCCAGCAGATCCCCACCGAGCTCTACGAGGCCGCCGCGGTGGACGGGGCAAGCCGCAGGCGGCAGTTCCTCTCCATCACCCTGCCGATGCTGTCACCGGTGCTCTTCTTCAATCTGGTGCTCCAGACCATCCAGGCCTTCCAGGTCTTCACGCCCGCCTTCGCGGTCAGCGGCGGCAAGGGCGGCCCCGCCGACTCCGCCCTCTTCTACACGCTCTACCTCTACGACCGAGGCTTCGTCGCCTCCCACATGGGCTACGCCTCCGCCATGGCCTGGGTCCTGCTGATCGCCATCGGAGCCGTGACCGCGGTGCTCTTCCGCACCTCGCGCTCCTGGGTCTTCTACGCGAACGAGGGGGAGCGATGA
- a CDS encoding cupin, translated as MVSLPHPLPGAVGLSHLSAYEWEAADGVCGGSPHLHLVCTEAYVVTGGRGAVQTLSPDGYREVPLEAGSVAWFTPGTVHRMVQGGDLRITVLMQNSGLPEAGDAVLTFPPGVLADPERYAAAAKLPAKTGPEAEAAARKRRDLAVEGYLPLRDALRAGDNGPYLEFQQAAARLVRDKVPAWRELWRAGAMATAERTGAQLDALASGSPDYLAGSGSYDSTPSRLGGYGMCGRRDEYELPGTTLPYHGE; from the coding sequence ATGGTGAGCCTCCCGCACCCGCTGCCCGGAGCCGTCGGCCTCTCCCACCTGAGTGCCTACGAGTGGGAGGCCGCCGACGGCGTGTGCGGCGGCAGCCCGCATCTGCACCTGGTCTGCACGGAGGCGTACGTCGTCACCGGCGGGCGCGGCGCCGTCCAGACCCTCAGCCCCGACGGTTACCGCGAGGTCCCCCTGGAGGCCGGTTCGGTCGCGTGGTTCACGCCCGGCACCGTGCACCGGATGGTGCAGGGCGGCGATCTGCGGATCACCGTCCTGATGCAGAACAGCGGACTGCCCGAGGCCGGGGACGCCGTGCTCACCTTCCCGCCCGGCGTCCTCGCCGACCCCGAGCGCTACGCCGCCGCGGCGAAGCTCCCCGCCAAGACCGGCCCGGAGGCCGAGGCCGCCGCCCGCAAGCGCCGTGACCTGGCCGTCGAGGGATACCTCCCGCTGCGCGACGCGCTCAGGGCCGGGGACAACGGCCCCTACCTCGAATTCCAGCAGGCCGCGGCCCGCCTGGTGCGGGACAAGGTCCCCGCCTGGCGCGAGCTGTGGCGGGCCGGGGCGATGGCCACCGCCGAGCGCACCGGCGCCCAGCTCGACGCGCTCGCGTCCGGCAGCCCCGACTACCTCGCGGGCTCGGGCTCGTACGACAGCACGCCTTCCCGCCTCGGTGGCTACGGGATGTGCGGGCGCCGCGACGAGTACGAACTGCCGGGCACCACGCTCCCGTACCACGGCGAGTAG